Genomic window (Armatimonadia bacterium):
GGATGCAGCTCCAGGTCAGCTTCTGATCGGCAGAGGGCGCTCCCGCAGCGCTACCCTCACGGAGACAAGGGAGACGAGGCCCCGGCGTGGAACAGGGCCTCGTCTTTCACTTTGTAAGGGAGGACCTTTGACATGTCCCCTGCGGCACTCAGAGCGTGGGCTCTCCCGATGTTGGTGGTCGTGGCTGTGGGCGGTGTCCTGGTTCCCGCCATGGCCGGCGAGGTCAAGCTCTACGTTGCCCGGGGCGGCAACGACCAGGCGACCGGAAAGCTACCCGATCCCCAGGGCATCAACGGCCCCTTCGCAACCCTCCAGCGCGCCCAGCAAGAGGTGCGGCGACTCCGGGCCGGCTCACCGCAGGACGCGGTGATTGTCTTCGTCCGTGGCGGCACTTACGAGCTTCCCGCGGCTCTGCAGTTCGGGCCGGAGGACTCCGGCACCTCGACCGCTCCCGTCACCTACCGCGCCTATCCGGGCGAGAAGCCGCTTCTGGTCGGTGCACGCAAGATCACGGGCTTCCATCCCTACAAGGGCCAGATCCTCCAGGCCAGCCTGCAGAACACGCCGCTGGCCAAGACGGTCTTCCGGCAACTGTTCTTCCGTGGCGAGCGCATGGTCATGGCCCGTTGCCCGAACGTAGACCCCTCGGACCCTCACGGCGGGAAGTGGGAGCATGTGGCTGCCGTTGACGGTGACCAGGTGCAAGACCACTTCACCGCCATGCCGGGCGTGGTCAAGGACTGGACGAAGGTGAGCTACGCCGAGGTCGGCATCTTCCCCCAGCATGACTGGGCCTGGAACATACTTCGAGTCAAGTCGGCCGACAAGGCAGAGGGCACCGTCACGCTCGCCGGCAAGACCTCCTACGATATGCGCGTGGGCGACCGCTACTTCGTCCAGAACCTGCTCGAGGAGCTCGATGCACCCGGCGAGTGGTACCTGGACCGCGACACGTCCACGCTCTACTTCTGGCCACCGGCGGACGTGAACACCGGCGAGGTTCTCGCGGCCGTCATGGATAGCGTGGTAGTCATCAAGGGTGCCCGCTATGTGAATCTGCGCGGGTTCACTGTGGAGGCCTGCGACGGCGACGCGGTGGTGCTCGATGGGTGCGAGAGGTGCGAGGTTGCCCAGTGCACGGTTCGGAACTGCGGCGCCTGGGGAGTGCGCATCAACGGCGGGACCAACTCCGGTGCCTTCGGGAACGACGTCTACGCCACAGGCTCGGGCGGCATCTCGCTCAGCGGCGGCGACCGCAAGACCCTCCAGCGTGGCGACAACTACGCGACGAACAACTACGTACACCATGTGGCCGCCTTCAACCGGACCTACAACACCGCCATCAATTGCAGCGGCGTGGGCAACCGGGCCGACCACAACCTCATCCACGATACGCCCCACGCAGGGATGACCCTGAGCGGGAACGACAACCTCGTCGAGTACAACCTCGTGCACCACACGAACCTGCAGTCGGCAGACACGGGCGGCATCTACTTTTGCTCCCGCGACTGGACCCAGCGCAACAACACCATCCGCTACAACATCTTCCACCACTGCGGCGGGTACGGGAAGATCAACTCCTGGTCGCCGGTCTCGAAGGGCAAGATCGGCTTCCACTACCCGGGCTTCACCTGGGGCATCTACCTGGACGACCCGACAACCGGCACGCTGGTGTACGGCAACATCCTCTGGAGCGTGCCCATCTGCGCCCTGCACAACCACGGGGGACGCGACAACACCTGGGAGAACAACATCCTCGTCGACTGCCCGGCAATCAACGAGGGGATGCTCGCCCCGAACTGGGGAGAGTGGCCCAGCATTTACCAAAAGCTGCGGGACAACCGGCAGCCCGGCTCGCCCTACCTGGAGCGCTACCCGGAACTGGCGGACTACAAGGACACTCGTCCCGAGGAGATGAGCGGCGTCCGCTTCCTGCGCAACATCGTCTACTACACGGAAGAGGGTACCCGTTGGCTCCGCGAGGAGAACCAGAGTGGCTGGCAGGGCGGGCAACTGCTCTACCAGTTGCGCATGACGAAGGAAGACTTCGCCAAGAACGAGTGGGACTACAACCTGGTCTATGCGCCGCCGGGGATGGAGGTCAAGGTCCGGCTGGATCGTCAGCCGGACATCAACGAGCTCATGGGCTGGGAGAAGTGGCGCAGCCTCGGCGTTGATCAGCACTCGGTGCTGGCAGACCCGCTCTTCGTGGATGCGGCGAATCACGACTACCGTCTGAAGCCCGAGTCGCCGGCGCTCAAGCTCGGGTTCCAGCAGATCCCGACGGACCGCATCGGGTGCTTCGCCGATGACCGCCGGGCAAGCTGGCCGATTGTCGAGGCTCCCGGCGCCAGTGCCCGGGGCGAGTTCACGACACTCGAGTACGTGGACCTTCCGGGCTACGGTCGCACTCCGGCGCGGGAGGTCAATCCACGCAAGGGTCTGGGGACGCTCGCGGCCAAGCTGGCAGCCAAGCAGCCGATCAAGGTCGCCTACTTCGGCGGCGGGATTCACCCCTCTTCGGGCTGGCGTGCGGAGCTGCTGAAGACCCTTCGCGCTCACTACCCGGGTGTTGAGGTCAGCGAGATCGACGCCGGGATCTGCGATTGCGTCCGTGGTTCGAGCTTCAGCACCTTCCGATTCCGCCATGACGTGCT
Coding sequences:
- a CDS encoding right-handed parallel beta-helix repeat-containing protein; this encodes MSPAALRAWALPMLVVVAVGGVLVPAMAGEVKLYVARGGNDQATGKLPDPQGINGPFATLQRAQQEVRRLRAGSPQDAVIVFVRGGTYELPAALQFGPEDSGTSTAPVTYRAYPGEKPLLVGARKITGFHPYKGQILQASLQNTPLAKTVFRQLFFRGERMVMARCPNVDPSDPHGGKWEHVAAVDGDQVQDHFTAMPGVVKDWTKVSYAEVGIFPQHDWAWNILRVKSADKAEGTVTLAGKTSYDMRVGDRYFVQNLLEELDAPGEWYLDRDTSTLYFWPPADVNTGEVLAAVMDSVVVIKGARYVNLRGFTVEACDGDAVVLDGCERCEVAQCTVRNCGAWGVRINGGTNSGAFGNDVYATGSGGISLSGGDRKTLQRGDNYATNNYVHHVAAFNRTYNTAINCSGVGNRADHNLIHDTPHAGMTLSGNDNLVEYNLVHHTNLQSADTGGIYFCSRDWTQRNNTIRYNIFHHCGGYGKINSWSPVSKGKIGFHYPGFTWGIYLDDPTTGTLVYGNILWSVPICALHNHGGRDNTWENNILVDCPAINEGMLAPNWGEWPSIYQKLRDNRQPGSPYLERYPELADYKDTRPEEMSGVRFLRNIVYYTEEGTRWLREENQSGWQGGQLLYQLRMTKEDFAKNEWDYNLVYAPPGMEVKVRLDRQPDINELMGWEKWRSLGVDQHSVLADPLFVDAANHDYRLKPESPALKLGFQQIPTDRIGCFADDRRASWPIVEAPGASARGEFTTLEYVDLPGYGRTPAREVNPRKGLGTLAAKLAAKQPIKVAYFGGGIHPSSGWRAELLKTLRAHYPGVEVSEIDAGICDCVRGSSFSTFRFRHDVLDKKPDLVLVDFASDDRDIADQRSIWLSMEGIVRQAWSTDPKVEFLFLYAFRDGYQADYREGMSPVVVSAYERVSEHYGIPSINLGVRVEKLEREGKLVVKATAEEAAKLTGKIVFSADGTRPSAAANQLYAQTIAEGLAQIAAASTAPTEALHVAALAKRPINANNMERARQVPITADMLTGQWQKLSPLDPLSRQFARHFDSIWYTNTPGAKLTFRFKGTEAGFFNLMGPDTGIARMTVDGTVVGTRQQVDPWSYYQRLSGLSIAGGLPDTEHTVVVELLPDVPNRAVPIAESKKAGRYRAEDFEGVALRFGFLRIVGEMLP